In one Tripterygium wilfordii isolate XIE 37 chromosome 22, ASM1340144v1, whole genome shotgun sequence genomic region, the following are encoded:
- the LOC119992102 gene encoding eukaryotic initiation factor 4A-14-like has translation MAGMAPEGSQFDARQYDSRMTELLSTDGQDFFTSYDEVYDSFDAMELQENLLRGIYAYGFEKPSAIQQRGIVPFCKGLDVIQQAQSGTGKTATFCSGILQQLDYDLVQCQALVLAPTRELAQQIEKVMRALGDYLGVKVHACVGGTSVREDQRILQSGVHVVVGTPGRVFDMLRRQSLRPDYIKMFVLDEADEMLSRGFKDQIYDIFQLLPSKIQVGVFSATMPPEALEITRKFMNKPVRILVKRDELTLEGIKQFHVNVDKEEWKLETLCDLYETLAITQSVIFVNTRRKVDWLTDKMRSRDHTVSATHGDMDQNTRDIIMREFRSGSSRVLITTDLLARGIDVQQVSLVINYDLPTQPENYLHRIGRSGRFGRKGVAINFVTKDDERMLFDIQKFYNVVIEELPSNVADLL, from the exons ATGGCAGGAATGGCACCAGAAGGATCACAGTTTGATGCTCGTCAATATGATAGCAGAATGACTGAACT TCTCTCAACTGATGGACAAGATTTTTTCACTTCATATGATGAGGTCTATGATAGTTTTGATGCAATGGAGTTGCAAGAGAACCTCTTGAGGGGCATTTATGCGTACG GTTTTGAGAAACCATCTGCAATTCAGCAAAGGGGTATCGTTCCATTCTGCAAGGGTCTTGATGTTATTCAACAAGCTCAGTCTGGAACTGGGAAAACGGCAACTTTCTGCTCTGGCATTTTGCAGCAACTTGATTATGATTTGGTTCAATGCCAGGCTTTGGTTTTGGCACCCACCAGGGAGCTTGCGCAACAGATTGAGAAGGTTATGCGAGCTCTTGGTGATTATCTTGGTGTGAAGGTTCATGCTTGTGTTGGAGGCACAAGTGTTCGAGAGGATCAACGCATTCTTCAATCCGGTGTCCATGTTGTTGTTGGAACTCCTGGTCGTGTGTTTGACATGCTTCGTAGACAGTCCCTTCGCCCTGATTATATTAAAATGTTTGTTTTGGATGAGGCTGATGAAATGCTTTCAAGAGGTTTCAAGGACCAG ATCTATGACATTTTCCAGCTTCTACCATCAAAAATTCAAGTCGGTGTGTTCTCTGCAACTATGCCACCTGAAGCTTTAGAGATTACAAGGAAGTTTATGAACAAGCCTGTGAGAATTCTGGTAAAGCGTGATGAGCTCACCCTTGAGGGTATCAAGCAATTTCATGTCAATGTTGACAAGGAAGAATGGAAGCTTGAAACTCTATGTGATCTCTATGAGACTCTGGCCATCACCCAGAGTGTTATTTTCGTGAACACTCGCCGCAAGGTAGATTGGCTGACTGACAAGATGCGAAGCCGTGACCATACTGTCTCAGCTACCCATGGAGATATGGATCAGAACACTCGTGACATCATTATGCGAGAATTTCGTTCTGGATCTTCTCGTGTTCTCATCACCACTGATCTCTTGGCTCGGGGTATTGACGTGCAGCAAGTCTCCCTGGTCATAAACTACGATTTGCCGACTCAACCAGAAAACTACCTTCACCGTATTGGACGAAGTGGACGTTTTGGAAGAAAAGGTGTTGCAATTAACTTTGTGACGAAGGACGATGAGAGAATGTTGTTTGACATTCAGAAATTCTACAATGTGGTCATCGAGGAGCTGCCGTCAAATGTTGCTGATCTGCTCTGA